The following coding sequences are from one Danio rerio strain Tuebingen ecotype United States chromosome 21, GRCz12tu, whole genome shotgun sequence window:
- the myorg gene encoding myogenesis-regulating glycosidase, with translation MYQVVPGGAGGTITDGMPIKKMDKDSRPLVGAGVIGVVLVIAAVTAWCYYIASLRKADLLKTELLDLNKDGFLIRNQAGGIVLKMGFRSGTLDLDSCSKEGVILRCSRSYAGKVNFFIMTVKPKETVMCYRVRWEELESDRPVEHAMSYNESHWYGGAETAVQHWPIAISGQQAPKPFVTSDVYSNRHDFGGILERYWISSNATAIKINDSVPFHLGWNDTEKTMYFQARYQDSPYKPASGRPPYAELSYRVCVGSDVTSIHKVMVRRYFTKPNKVPAKEMFRHPIWSTWALHKTNINQEQLLTYAENIRKHGFNCSHLELDDRYTSQYGDFDLDTRKFPNASAMFQKLKADGILVSLWTHPFVNYDSANFGHCVQKGLFVMEPTGQLPALVKWWNGIGGIVDFTNPEARTWFLLQLRTLRNRYGVSSFKFDAGETNYLPWQFRTKVHLPDPSTFTRRYTEMAIPFNERAELRSGYGSQNISCFFRLNDRDSVWGHELGLKSLIPTVLTISILGYQFILPDMIGGNAYPNRTDGNGRLPDRELYIRWLELAAFMPSMQFSIPPWEYDDEVVAIAQRFTELHETLVAPRVIELAGEVLDTGDPIIRPLWWIATSDETAFRVDSQFLIGDDLMVAPVLEPGKQERDIYLPAGRWKSYKGERFDNKEPQLITDYPVDLDEIAYFEWVQ, from the exons ATGTACCAGGTAGTGCCTGGAGGTGCAGGAGGAACGATCACTGATGGCATGCCCATCAAGAAGATGGACAAGGACAGTCGCCCTCTGGTGGGGGCTGGAGTTATTGGTGTGGTTCTGGTGATTGCAGCAGTGACTGCATGGTGTTACTATATTGCCTCCCTACGTAAAGCTGATCTGCTGAAGACAGAATTGCTTGATCTGAATAAGGATGGCTTTCTCATCCGCAACCAGGCTGGGGGGATTGTCTTGAAAATGGGCTTCAG GTCTGGCACACTCGACCTCGACTCCTGCTCAAAAGAAGGAGTGATCCTTCGTTGCTCGCGTTCATATGCTGGCAAGGTGAACTTCTTCATTATGACAGTGAAGCCAAAGGAAACAGTGATGTGTTATCGTGTGCGTTGGGAAGAGTTGGAATCGGATCGGCCTGTTGAACATGCTATGTCCTACAATGAATCACACTGGTATGGAGGTGCAGAGACTGCTGTTCAGCACTGGCCTATAGCCATCTCAGGCCAGCAGGCACCTAAACCTTTTGTCACCAGCGACGTGTACTCCAATCGCCATGACTTCGGTGGCATCCTGGAGCGCTACTGGATCTCATCCAACGCAACTGCCATTAAGATCAATGATTCTGTGCCCTTCCACCTGGGGTGGAATGACACAGAGAAAACCATGTACTTCCAGGCACGATATCAGGACAGTCCATACAAACCTGCATCTGGAAGGCCTCCCTATGCTGAACTTAGTTACCGAGTCTGTGTGGGCTCAGATGTGACCTCCATTCACAAGGTCATGGTTCGCAGGTACTTCACCAAACCCAACAAAGTGCCTGCAAAAGAAATGTTTCGGCACCCAATATGGTCCACCTGGGCTTTACACAAGACTAACATCAACCAGGAACAGCTTCTAACTTATGCAGAGAATATACGCAAACACGGTTTTAACTGTAGCCACTTAGAACTTGATGATCGCTACACAAGTCAGTACGGAGACTTTGATCTTGACACACGCAAGTTTCCAAATGCCTCTGCCATGTTTCAAAAGCTCAAGGCAGATGGAATCCTGGTATCTCTGTGGACACATCCCTTTGTGAATTATGATTCAGCTAATTTTGGGCATTGTGTACAAAAAGGCCTGTTTGTGATGGAGCCGACAGGTCAACTTCCTGCCTTGGTTAAATGGTGGAATGGGATTGGTGGTATCGTTGATTTTACCAACCCAGAGGCACGCACTTGGTTCTTATTGCAGCTTCGCACATTGCGCAATAGATATGGTGTTTCCTCTTTCAAATTTGATGCAGGTGAGACTAATTACTTACCTTGGCAGTTCAGAACCAAAGTCCACCTCCCTGACCCGAGCACCTTCACCCGTCGCTACACTGAAATGGCCATCCCCTTTAACGAGCGCGCTGAGCTTCGGTCTGGCTACGGTTCTCAAAACATTTCTTGCTTTTTCCGTCTAAATGACCGGGACTCTGTGTGGGGCCACGAACTTGGCCTGAAGTCCCTGATCCCAACCGTCCTAACCATAAGCATCCTGGGCTATCAGTTTATCTTGCCAGACATGATTGGAGGCAATGCCTATCCCAACCGTACTGATGGGAATGGCAGGCTACCAGACCGTGAGCTCTACATTCGATGGCTGGAGCTGGCTGCTTTCATGCCTTCCATGCAGTTCTCCATTCCTCCATGGGAGTATGATGATGAGGTTGTGGCTATTGCTCAACGCTTCACTGAACTGCATGAGACGCTGGTGGCTCCCAGGGTCATAGAATTGGCTGGAGAAGTTCTGGACACTGGGGACCCCATAATTCGCCCATTATGGTGGATTGCCACCAGTGATGAAACCGCTTTTAGAGTTGACTCTCAATTTCTGATAGGAGATGACTTGATGGTGGCACCAGTACTGGAACCAGGCAAGCAAGAAAGGGATATCTACTTACCAGCTGGACGTTGGAAAAGTTACAAAGGAGAACGATTTGACAACAAAGAGCCACAACTGATAACTGATTACCCAGTTGATCTTGATGAAATTGCTTACTTTGAATGGGTTCAGTGA
- the LOC103909430 gene encoding uncharacterized protein — MGPRLNFSSTYSEDFSYPARVKPIGPRPSSAYRRNNPHPRPDFLMPRAPQTGYGSRKYSQSTSVSFLPPVRHISVQYPDVQTVHGQPIQTSLKDCKAPEVSSAVCTLPPAAKLLKPQRNFNAMITNTHGKYSDTDRIKSAWNQQMEIKPSLKPFKHQNTHHNKSSLSKSATDCSEGHSCFHVVKPYKVGHYIIHPQFVSEAKHF; from the exons ATGGGTCCTCGGCTGAACTTCAGCAGCACCTACTCTGAGGATTTCAGTTACCCGGCTCGGGTGAAACCCATTGGGCCCAGACCGTCCTCTGCATATCGCAGGAACAATCCTCATCCACGGCCG GACTTCCTGATGCCACGAGCCCCGCAGACAGGATATGGGTCACGGAAATACAGTCAAAGCACTTCTGTTTCTTTTCTACCTCCAGTCAGACACATATCGGTCCAGTATCCAG ATGTACAGACAGTACATGGACAACCCATACAAACTTCACTAAAAGACTGTAAAGCGCCTGAGGTCTCGTCTGCAGTGTGTACACTGCCACCTGCTGCCAAGCTTCTCAAACCACAACGCAACTTTAATGCAATGATCACAAACACACATGG GAAATATTCAGACACAGATCGTATCAAATCAGCTTGGAACCAGCAGATGGAGATCAAGCCATCTTTAAAACCCTTCAAACACCAGAATACCCATCACAATAAAAGCTCACTCTCAAAATCCGCAACTGACTGCAG TGAAGGGCACAGCTGTTTTCATGTGGTGAAACCTTATAAAGTGGGACACTACATCATCCACCCTCAGTTTGTGTCAGAAGCAAAGCACTTCTAA